One Gordonia sp. SID5947 genomic region harbors:
- a CDS encoding serine hydrolase domain-containing protein: MSPLDALADWPVDHASAAVVTANGVVEQFGDPDRVFELASVTKLLVAEAVLIAVEEGAVELDEASGPPGSTVAHLLAHASGLAFDSREAEAPVASRRIYSSAGFEVLAETIENATGIAFADYLREAVCEPLGLTSTELAGPAGHGARSTATDLGRFATELLSPSLLSTDLAERATTVQFPGLDGFVPGYGKHRPNDWGLGFEIRSDKHPHWTGARNSPRTFGHFGQSGTFLWVDPALSSACVVLTDRSFGAWAKPLWSDFNDAVVAEISR; this comes from the coding sequence GTGTCGCCACTTGATGCATTAGCGGACTGGCCGGTCGACCATGCGTCGGCCGCCGTCGTCACCGCGAACGGGGTCGTCGAGCAGTTCGGCGACCCCGATCGCGTCTTCGAGCTCGCCTCGGTCACCAAACTGCTTGTGGCCGAGGCGGTCCTCATCGCGGTGGAGGAAGGTGCCGTCGAACTCGACGAGGCGTCCGGTCCACCCGGATCCACTGTGGCCCATCTGCTCGCCCACGCGTCGGGCCTCGCGTTCGACAGTCGGGAGGCAGAGGCGCCGGTCGCCAGCCGTCGCATCTACTCGAGTGCGGGTTTCGAGGTTCTCGCCGAGACGATCGAGAACGCCACCGGGATCGCCTTCGCCGATTATCTGCGCGAAGCGGTGTGCGAACCGCTCGGCCTCACCTCGACGGAATTGGCCGGACCGGCGGGCCACGGTGCCCGGTCGACGGCGACGGATCTCGGCCGCTTCGCCACCGAACTCCTCTCGCCGAGTCTGCTGTCCACCGACCTGGCCGAACGAGCGACGACGGTGCAGTTCCCCGGACTCGACGGCTTCGTCCCGGGGTACGGGAAGCACCGCCCGAACGACTGGGGGCTGGGGTTCGAGATCAGATCCGACAAACACCCCCACTGGACCGGCGCCCGGAACTCGCCCCGGACCTTCGGCCACTTCGGACAGAGCGGCACATTTCTGTGGGTGGATCCCGCCCTGAGCAGCGCATGTGTCGTTCTCACCGACCGCTCGTTCGGAGCCTGGGCCAAGCCGCTGTGGAGTGACTT